From the Halogeometricum rufum genome, the window GAATCGTCCCCTGACTGTCGTAGGCGGCCAGATAGGCGTGACCGTCGATGATCATGAGGCCGAAGTCCAGTTTCGCAGGGGCGACGAACAGTCTGAACTGGTCGAGTTCGAACGCGCGTTCGAGGTCGTCGGGGTACTCCGAGGCCGACGTCTCCAGGACGGCTTCGTCGACGACGAGTTCGACGCTCGACTCCGGACCGATGACCCGCGCGGCCGCCTCGTTGAAGATGCGGCTGACGATGGGCGTTATTCCACGGAACCGCTCGACGTGTTCCTCCCCGGCGACCGTCAGGAATCGGTTGATGGGGGCGTGCGGGTTGTCCGCCGTCGCCTCCGCGGCGTGGAGTCGGTCGAGGACGACCGGGTCGAGGTCGACGGCGACGTCGCCGAGGTTCGAGAGGAGTACCGAGAGTCGGTCGGCGACGGCGACGGTCGCCTCGAACTCGTCGTAGCTCTCCGCGACGACGTCGCCCGCGGCGGTGAGTGCGTACCGTCCGTCGTCCGTCAGTTTCTCGACCCAACCCCTGTCGGCGAAGGCCGTCACGGTCCGTTGTGCAGTCTCGCGCGCGCACGAACATTCCGCGGCGAGTTCGGAGGGTCGGTACGGCTGGTCCCGAAGGGCTCTGAGGACGGCAACTCGGCTCTCCGACCCGACGAGAAAGGCGATCTCCCCGCGTGCACTCATGCAGGTATCCTTGTTCGGCCGACGGCATCACCCTTTGGTACCTTCGGGTGGCGCGACGACCGGTCAGTCGAGCAGACCGAGGTTGTCGATGCGCTTGACGATCTCTTCGACGGCCGTCTCGGCGTCGTCGGTCCGCTTCCCGCCCGTGATGACGATTTTACCGGAGCCGAACAGGAGGATGACGACCTCCGGTTCGTCCATCCGGTAGACGAGACCCGGGAACTGCTCGGGTTCGTACTCGACGTCTTCGAGACCGAGTCCGATTGCGAGCGCGTTCAGGTTCAGGTTGTGACCGAGGTCGGCGCTCGAGACGATGTTCTGGA encodes:
- a CDS encoding helix-turn-helix transcriptional regulator encodes the protein MSARGEIAFLVGSESRVAVLRALRDQPYRPSELAAECSCARETAQRTVTAFADRGWVEKLTDDGRYALTAAGDVVAESYDEFEATVAVADRLSVLLSNLGDVAVDLDPVVLDRLHAAEATADNPHAPINRFLTVAGEEHVERFRGITPIVSRIFNEAAARVIGPESSVELVVDEAVLETSASEYPDDLERAFELDQFRLFVAPAKLDFGLMIIDGHAYLAAYDSQGTILASVDGTDDEFVAWAERTFRRYRESARPFTATQEGGDVPTGVTDDGATE